TTACGCACGGCTGCGCGtacgaggaaagaaaaaggaagaagataccaagacgaggaggaggatgaataagagtaagaataagaataagaataagaataggAATAGGAATaagaagagggagagaggaatTAAGAAAATTACCTGCTGGCGTATTTATAAGCGTGTGTATGTATTGTGGCCGCGACGTGTGTTTCCCAATTAGAGCTCCTTTCTTTCCAACTTTTATTCGACTTGGATATCGGTATGACAAATCGTGCTACATTTTACCGCGTGATCGGTACGATATTGCGTTACGCCAACCAAAGCGTGGAATTTCGCAGCGAgccaaaatataaataaaacgaagaagaagggaAATCTATCTAATCTGCGGAGTATCGATTGCAAAATGGCGGTATAGTTAAGAGTTGGTACTTGaaacgagaaatttttgacacaTCGAACTGCACGAAAggaaaaacgtaaaaaaaattaatacattatttttcaccttcggagaaacttgaaatttcaaattgagtTCACCACGTATGAGCACtgatttgttttattacggttaaGTAAAGTTTATCTGCAATCTAAGGTTCTCGACTTTACAAACCGAGCTGCGAGCAGAGATGAAGGTTTTTTTATGCACGGACCAAAAGCCGTGCGAAGACCGAGACGAAGACAATTTTCAACTGTCTGTAACGAGGTTACATGTTTCCAAAAAATGGTTCAGTGAAAGAGACTCTCGGCTTATTTAAAACAAATCCTCCCGACTTCAAGCATATCGGTTTACCAACATTAATGTCCTCGTGGTTAGAACATCTtgtcttctcttctctctttctcaacATACATGAAGCTCAGCGTCTCTCCGTAAGTTTGCTTATACCTCTAAAACTACCGAACCCACTtcgattcctttttttccctgTGGATAGCTACAGAGTCTCGCCAAGTCTTAGGCTATATTTAGTTACAATCGGATCAATCATTTTAGAAGTCTATAAAACGATATTTGCAAGCGAATTCGGAAGCGGATAACACACAGAGTTTTCAATGTCTCGACGAGCTCTacatagaaaaaagaaaacaaaacaaaacgcGAAAGCACGCCATCAGACTATGTCTGATAGTTTTTTCacgagaaatatttgaaaatattcgcgaaCGGTGTCGTGACTTGATGCGCTGGTGGTAAACTAATCGATATTTTGGTAGTCGATAATCAGTAGTATCGATAATTTTACTGCAATATCGATGAGAGCGTATCGAAATCCCAACTGCCATAATACCCCAAGCGTATCGTTGTaagataaatttaattatcgaGTTGTTGTTATATTCTACTTggataattgtaataaatttgctTTATGGTAGAACGTTGCAGAGAATAAGTAATTCTAACATTAAAGCAAGTCCAAATAAATAACTCAAGGTTCATTTTCCAAGTTACAGTATTTATCGATGTTCGGATCAGCGATACATCGATAATATCGATATCGAAGAGCGCGATACTTATCGATATTTCGGCAAATATCGCGCGACGCTATCTGGCAGGCTTTCGCACATGTTCACCAAGAGACAACGAACCACTCCTCCGATATTTAAGGAGGGGGAGATCCTGCGGGCGGCTCGGAGAGATCTCGCCGAGAGGATCGACCGCACTTGACATTCAGACTTTGTCTCGTCGCGTCGTTCGGGCGATGAACGCAGCACTGTAATTGCCTCCTCGTCTAGGGGTCATCGCGGACTATCCGGCGAACGGACAACCGGTACCTAATCTACTACCTGCGCTGATAGAATATAGACGTAGTAAAAAAAACACGCGTACATCCGCACCGAAGCCGGCGCCCGCAGGATTGACCGGGTCAAAGTACGTATTTCCGTTCCGAATATAATTCGGGCGAGCGAAATTCGCGGGACTTTTTACCCGGCCCAAAGCCGGCGTAGCGACGGAGAGTAAAACTGTGTAAACAAGAGATTCGATTATCCGAATGACGCGCGATAATACACGCGCTAGTTGTTTTTACAGACGCCGGGTGTGTATCTCTTGTACACATGTATCGAGTAATAACAAAACGAGGAagtaaaatattatctctGTACGCTACTTTCCGTTTATCGTACGTATTACAcaactttcttttcttttttgacaTTCAACGTCATTTTCATTGGTCCGATAAACGGTTTCGAAATGACGTTCGCAACTTTCGTCGATCGGAGAGTTTTTTACCGTCGCGGAAAAGCTTCGCGATTGTCGCGCTCTCCCTTcctaattcaatttttcgacgttcgtggacaaatttttttcactcgttttcgtttttgagTTGGGAGCAAGTCCGACGATACGGATAAGGAAAGGATCTATGAGTAAACTTGGCACAGAATAATCGCCATTTTCTTAATCTTTTGTTATCGTAAATTCGTTAGTTTGCGTAAAATGACActtggtaaaaataatttgaaggtttcttttttttttcaagacatttttttccaacgcaCAACGTTGGACAGACTGCACAAATTTATGCAATGTCCACCTCGAAATTGCCAATctatgtataattatgtacCGGATTAATTGGTATCTATTTATTTGATTCTACAGTTCTTCACTTTTCCAGACGTTGCGAGCGAATCTTATTCATCTTTCATACTGTACACGTGATTTTCATTACGGATTCCACGATCAATCGAAATTCAAGGATACTTTGAACGATTTAAGGGTATGCGTTACTTCTACCTTTTCCTTCTCGTATTAaattatcattaaaaaaaGCTCATGTCccgaaaatgatgaaaaaaattcggtgttttttttccgttgGGGGTAATATtcgtgaatttaaaaaacgtGATTCGTTCGTTTACTCAATataggaaggaaaaaagagtGAGTTTgttcggtcggtaaaggtaggagtgCTACATACCCTTAAAGACCAAATCCATGTGGCTAAAGCGGTACGTCGTCCGgccgatttttcattttcaaaaaaatattgagagaaagagagcgtcGCTTACCTGAATCGGAAGGTGTCTGTACTCCTAGGTGTTCGAGCTTTTTACTGCTGGAAGTCTGACTGAGGTAATAGCAGTGATCTCCGAGGGAAACGAGAGACTCTCTGTGAGCGAGGCCCTCGGCATTGTGTCCTACACCGGGCGGTGTGTTGCTGGCTGTTTTCTTCGGCTCCTGGTGAACTTCGGTCCTTCGACCAGTCTCTCTGACCCTCCGGTCGCACTTTTTTCCCGGTATCGCGATCCGCCTGACGAGTTGACCGGTGACTTCGCTGACCGGAGCGGCTGCGGCGTCGCCCAAATACTCCGTCAACTTCTCGTTTATGCTTATCGAGTCGTGCCTGAACTGGGGTGGTTCCTGCTCCTCCTCCtgctcctcgtcctcctcctcgctcTCGGACTCGCAGCTCTGCGGCGTTTCGGGCCTTGTCGAGTCCCCGTCGCTCTCGAGGTTCTTAACCGCGGTGCAAGCCGGCGGCTTCCGGTTTATCAGGAGACTTCTGCCCGCCGGAACCTTCTTGCTGCTCATCTGTACGTCTTTCTTCGCCGGGTGGGTCCTGTTGTGCTCCTTGCTGATGCAAAGTCCGGCCCACATGCAGTCGTGGTGCCGAATCTCGCGCGCCTCGAGCCGCGACATCGAAGTCTTCTCGTAGGGCTCGGGCAGCATCGCACCCTCTGTCGTCCCGTAGTACTGCTCGGTTGTAAACGGCTGCGGAAAGTCCAGATCGAACTTCTTCCATATGTCCTCGGAGACGACGGTCGTCGTCTCTAACGGTTCCTCGAGGAGGCCCAATTCCGCACAATCCCAAGTCGGCACCGGCATGTTTCTCGGGTTTTCGTTCTCCAGAGCTGCtggaaaatttcatcaacgtTAGTTACTTCTGCTGTTTACTCTTTCTCGCTTTTCCACCTTGTcacgtttttgtttcaaccGATTGCGACGCGTTTCTTTCAACCTTTCGCGCTTGTCGCGATTCGTGAAATTTCGTTGGGTGAGCGGAAATCGTCGCTCGAGGTTAAACAAGGACATTAGCATCGAATTATCTTCGGAATTAATCAGGATATTCGAGATGGTCGATAAAATCGTGGATTTTATTCTTAATTCgtacgttttttcttcttatacgCATACCAGGCTGAAGCTAGCCGGCCGAATTGGCAGGCAAACGTTCCAATGTTCACTCGAGTAAGACCGTTAAGTCCGAAAATCAACATTCTTCGAAATACCTTAAGTCGCCGATACTTTTCCATCGGGTTCCCAAAATTCCGGATAATCGAACTCGGGTTCGGAAAGGGTTTCTGGCAATCCCCAAATCTTTGGGTAACCCGAAATCTTCCGAGTATCTGAAATTTTCGGGTACCTGAACCGAAAGTAACACATTTTACCCGACCCGGCCCAAAGAATTTCAGTACTCGAACACCCCTACTGGtcgataataaaattacttCACCACGACGTGCTAATGAAGCAGATACGAAAGAATTCGAGAGTTTATTTTTCGGTGAGCCGCTAGTCTGATTTTTTGAGAATAAAACCTATGGAACTCACGATTCCAGACGACTGCGAAACGGTCCTTCAGATTGTCAGGAATTTCGGAAATGACATAAGCCTGAAATTTTCGATAGTCTGTGTTCGCTTTAGAAATCCCGGTATTTTTGGAGGAAGCGAAAACAGCCGTGACCAAAATTTTCAGCAACTTGGGATTTTCGGGTACCCGAAATTTTTGGTAATCCGAAAGTAATCCATTTTACCCAACCCGACCCGACCCGAAGAATTTCAATATCCGCACACCCTTACTTTTCCAGAATTGTGAGGATAAAACTGAACTGCATTTTCCTATTTCCCAAAAAGTTTTCCTTGGCTGCCAGCTTCAGCTTTATTATCCACGTTCTTGTTTTCCGTTGCGTTATTACGGAAAATGAAACATCGATTATACGGATGTTTCAACTAACGATGGGCTTCGGAGAGCCTTGGAACAATTACTCTGACAGACGCGAGAGCTTGTTTCAGAAagtatataatttatgtaaattaAGAAGAGGGGAGAAAAACTTGACCCATCGACATCACGTTTTTGCAAAGTTATGATATCAATATCGCAATATTTAAAATACGCAAagtggaatgaaaaatgtacgCCGTGCGAAACCATCTGTAATCTGTGAAGGTGTAAATAAATGTAGTATgaactttcaaaaaatcgtattcgaattaaaaaaacacgaaaaacCGAGACGTAAGTTATTCTGCGTAAAGGCGGCCGGAGCAAATTGAAGTATTTGAGCTTCATCAAACAACATTGCTTGTAATCAATGAAAACGTTTTACTTCGAAGgctgacaaaagaaaaatgttgaaaaccatttgaaaaattcattcctctGGTTTTTCGGAAGAAAACCTCGGGCACCTTAAAAAACttaaataacaagaaaaatccttgaaaattATGAGCTTTACATACACCGATCGCGTATAACAGATAATTCCTTATTCCTAGTCTGTTATTACTCCGTCAACCTCTCGGAATATTAATAATCCGTTACGGTCTTTTGCGGTTTCCGGACTTTGGTTAataagtaaatatatatatatatacacatatatatgtacaagtGCAGTGAAGTCAAAGAAGGATGCGGATGTGGAGTTTTCTCCACCGAGTGCATTGCGCGTATCAACTAAGAAAGGAAGGGCATACACCTACGGGTGTATGCAACATATGAGGTATTCCGTGCCAACTGAGAGGACATTTTCCCTGACCCCcgccaatttgcttcattattttttatatgattctacaacctaaaaaaagccctcaccatttttttcagatttttcgtcccaaccgttctttttgaaaaaatgttacaaaccctTTTATGGTCCTTAAAAcaaaacgccattttttatcttttttacaAAAACCAACATAATTTCTAGGTcccaaaacaaacattttgagCCATAGTTCAGAGTGGAGAATtgattttctgtattttttaaacatttttttagagGAATAatctttcttattttgtacGTATACAAAACATATGTTacgtttgtaacattttttaaaaaagaacggttgggacgaaaaatctgtaaaaaatgGTGACGGCTTTTTTTAGGTTTtagaatcatataaaaaataatgaagcaaattggcgGGGGTCAGGGAAAATGTCCTCTCAGTTGGCACGGAATACCTCGTATACGTGTAACAAAAACCGACACGGTGTTAAAAGACGTTGCTTTTATTATCCTGCGGCGGCATGCAGACACGTGCATGTGTCCAAAGAGTCTACACTGCGTGTCTACACACTGACCTCGATAAATTTGAACGAGAAATATAAGCTCCTTGGCGAAGATGCGCCTTCGCGCggaaaaaaacaatgtttacaCACGTGACTATTCGAGCTCGGAGCTCTTCAACAGGCATTGTAagtttcaaagttttcaaagACGGTCGCCCATTGTACGACTGCATTTTTTACCGTTTAGAGGATGAAAAGAATGAATTATTACATCCTTCGTAGACTTTCGACGAaaagctaacaataagaaaatgcagaagagaaataaagatCCCCGTATATTCTTCTAAACTTCAATGGCTTGATATTTAATTCTGCATTCgtagaaataaatatactttAAATAACTTGGACAATCTTTGGGTTGCATCTACAGCGTAATAcgcgttacaaatttttacggaaaaaTTAACGTTCAAGGGTATAATTGACTAGTATATCGTAAAACGATGCTTGTTtatctcttttatttttccagcTGTATATTTTCTATGTTTTATTGTCGCTGTCATACGTTATGTcatattttctctctcaacTTTACTCTTTATGTAATATTCTAATTTTAACTGCCACGCTTCGATTCCCGAGCTCGAAAATTATCCGTATTTccgtatttttaattcaaccaATTTCACTGATCGTTCGTCGCCGGTTGTTTCAACCTTCCTATCGTTAACATAAACaacaagaaaagaagaatGCCACGAGTGGGatgaagtagaaaaaaaaattacgacggTACATCGCGTCGATAAGTAAAccaaggatgaaaataaagaatcgGTCGGAAAGAAACCTCTACGGCGCAAACAATGAAGTGCATAAAAAAAGGTTAAGTCGGCCACACAATCGGCAATGGTGAGCGTATACGGGTCGGCCTGAAGTCGCCGAGTTTCaatgtcaaaattttatttatcggGGCAACATGTGTCGGAGGTCTTTAAAGCCGCGGCACGACGTTCCGTGATGGGTtgggaatagaaaaaaatagcaacaacaatgatgataaaaacgtGCCcgaatatatttaaatacaagATATTATAGAAAACGAGTTTGGTTatgtttgataaattatttttagacGCGTGTAGCACCGGCGTGCATTTTCGGTTCTTGTTCTCCAATTtctatcaaaatattttaataatcgGTGATAGAGTACTAATTTTACCGTCACTCTTATCAGACCAACATCAACGAAAATCTTCTCTGTGTATTTTTTCGGAATTGGTATTAAATAATCCCAGTTCGGTAATAATCGTTAGCAAGACAAAAATTATATCAGAAATGATGCACGTATTCGGCACAAGATCGAAATAAAGAGATacataaaaagaaaagttagTTTTCCAAACTGTATTGTTTCCTCGGAAAGAGGTGAGCTTGCAAATTGATTAGATATACTCGTACGAGttctgaaaaagtttgaaaagaaaGATGGCGAAAATTggcggaaaaaaaacaacaacaacaacaacaacaacaacaaacaaCAAACAACAACAGTACGGgggatggaaaaaagaaacaatcgaGTTAATTTTTCTGACAATTATCATAACTAATCGCAACTATGTCGTAAATTGTTGCACTGCAGGAATAGAATTCGTATCGCGGCGAATCGACGATCCGATCAGCGGGGATATAATCAcgttgaagttggtaacattatcgtaaaaaactgttacttttcaattttggaactgtttcaaattgattaaacCGTAACGAAACAAAACATACTTATATATTGCAATCCTGGTTActcaaaaaaaatcattgtaaaaataagaaaataagtgatttttatctcgaacgtctcgttacgataacgtaaCCGAACTTCAGCTTCGTGAATACCGGATGCCGGTTGCCCGAGCGATTCGGGATTCTGTTGAACCGCCGACGATCGTTGGTTTATGAATAAATTGCGAATCGCATCGTCGGCGGTCGCTTTCAATTCGCGGAAGAATCTACTCGCGCAGTTTTCGAGAACCGAACCGCGGCCGCGACGAATGACgatgaggggggggggggggggggggggttcgAGAGGCTCCGACATCGCACGCGACGTTTTTCAAAGTATAAATTGGCGCGAGCGGCGATCGACTTTGACCGAATACGCGAGTCGAAGTCGCCGCCTGGCGATTAATCTCGCTGCCGATCGTCGAATATTTACAATCGCGTACATGAACGGGTGATATTTCTTATTAATCTCCGGTATGCAACCACCGCCTACTCCTGGGACGAATCGCCCGGTTAATCGATTTGAGAATAGGAAAAAAGCCTCGTAGACTCGTCGCTACTCATTCACGTTTtacgcgtgtatgtatatggaTAGACGAACGAAGGGCGGGAAGAAACGGGGACGGAGAAGGAAAGAGATcgatgagagagagagacagagagagagagagcgagagagagatggggagagagagagaggttgCGTTGGGTTAAATATTGTACGAACCTTGTTATGGATAATCCAAAAAAACAGAACCAACAATCGATCCGTGCACAAAACTTGCGGATTTCTTCCGGCTTCTTTagctatttcttttttttttttttttttttgttttatatattCTAACTTTGGCGGTGACGAGAGACGGatcggaaaattgaaaagagaaaactTCTCAACCCGGCTAAATATCAGCGGTGTGAATTTTACCACGGATACGATGAAACtgttttgttaaattttcccGTTTGACTACGAGAGCCGAGTGATTCGCTCGGCTTTACAATCGAGTCCCGCGGCTTACGAATTCGATATATATCTCAGGATAAACGATTTCTGCTACGATACGATTGAAAACACACTTTCAATTTACCGAACGCGATGCTTTTACCATTGACAACGTGCAAGATCATTCTAGCGCACGGCGGTATTCGCGGTTTAACGACGCGCGAGTGAGACACGTTCGGTTGTTCAGCCCGGCTTGAGGCGACTGAACGATCCGAATTCCACTTTCTATGCTTGAGGAGCGAGCCGCCCGGCGCCAGGGGCGGCTCATTGCCACTGTCGCCCcatccccccacccccctcctAGCGCGGACGCTTCTACCGCCCCCGCCCCCTCCCTCCTCCGCCGCTTCGTTTGGACACTGCAAACGGCACGTGCGTCTAAGGCCGTTTTCCCCCGTGACCTTTCCCGGCCGGTCTCATGATCCGCGGAAATCGATTTAATTGTTGCGATACGTGAGGACAGTTTTCCCGCCAGAACTGAACAGCGGGAAGAACCAAGTTCGGAAATGTCGAATCCTTACGGCGGAATTGAAAACCCGCTCGCATGCCCATCGTTCTTCGGTATCGTCGAGGTGCAATTTTTACCATTATCGTCGAATGACATGAGAATATTATCTGAAACGAAATCTGAACAACCGCCGATCGTTCGAGGGAGATTCGTGGAGCCACCGCACGTTGACACGGTGCTGGATGGTCCGCATGGGTGCCGCACCCGAATGAATTATTCCATAGTGCGGTTGAAATTGGAGAAACTATGTCACGCCGAGCTTCGAAAGTTGGATAACCTTGTAGAGGGTCGGTTATTACGTCGATGTGCGAAAGCTCACCGGTTGTCTTTGCGTACTTTTTTAGATATTCGACGATATCCATCGGCTCTTGAGATGCGGACTACTTTATGCGGCGGAGGCGCGCGTGGCGGGCGGAGACGGTGTCGCGCGGCCGGCGCGGCGGAGGCGAATTTTAGAGTCGGAGGGAATTCTGCTGCCCGCTGGTTGCCGGCTTTGCGGTGTAGAGGGCAGGAAATATCGCGGAAAATTAACGTCGAGCGAGGCGGGATGCCCGATGAATGTTAAAAACGACGAAGGACGCGTTCGGCGACAAGCTTGCACGCAGCGCGTCATCCTACGCCAGCGATCAAAATTAGGCGAGTCGGAGGTTTCGGCGGCTCGTTACGGCTAACtgtcttaccgaccgagt
This is a stretch of genomic DNA from Neodiprion fabricii isolate iyNeoFabr1 chromosome 2, iyNeoFabr1.1, whole genome shotgun sequence. It encodes these proteins:
- the LOC124176583 gene encoding myc protein isoform X1 — protein: MPVPTWDCAELGLLEEPLETTTVVSEDIWKKFDLDFPQPFTTEQYYGTTEGAMLPEPYEKTSMSRLEAREIRHHDCMWAGLCISKEHNRTHPAKKDVQMSSKKVPAGRSLLINRKPPACTAVKNLESDGDSTRPETPQSCESESEEEDEEQEEEQEPPQFRHDSISINEKLTEYLGDAAAAPVSEVTGQLVRRIAIPGKKCDRRVRETGRRTEVHQEPKKTASNTPPGVGHNAEGLAHRESLVSLGDHCYYLSQTSSSKKLEHLGVQTPSDSEEEIDVVTFDKPCRPASLPTNPSAADKQHLQKTVTSALKDKSPPRPRGRPPSNPPRKRSAQTESRPAKRPRHKSYQKRGKPGSGSSSSSSSSGSSKSMQVDRFENCDRIGDTIDGAKNVAEVNEHHHMRFSERVGGGSGKSQASSSTVSRSSSDDEPDTEKRSLHNNMERQRRIELRNAFEDLRVLVPEVQMKEKAPKVVILRQAAVYCNKLTETDRTNTDAVSDLKSRQDLLRSKLSQLRRNFAACR
- the LOC124176583 gene encoding myc protein isoform X2, producing MPVPTWDCAELGLLEEPLETTTVVSEDIWKKFDLDFPQPFTTEQYYGTTEGAMLPEPYEKTSMSRLEAREIRHHDCMWAGLCISKEHNRTHPAKKDVQMSSKKVPAGRSLLINRKPPACTAVKNLESDGDSTRPETPQSCESESEEEDEEQEEEQEPPQFRHDSISINEKLTEYLGDAAAAPVSEVTGQLVRRIAIPGKKCDRRVRETGRRTEVHQEPKKTASNTPPGVGHNAEGLAHRESLVSLGDHCYYLSQTSSSKKLEHLGVQTPSDSEEIDVVTFDKPCRPASLPTNPSAADKQHLQKTVTSALKDKSPPRPRGRPPSNPPRKRSAQTESRPAKRPRHKSYQKRGKPGSGSSSSSSSSGSSKSMQVDRFENCDRIGDTIDGAKNVAEVNEHHHMRFSERVGGGSGKSQASSSTVSRSSSDDEPDTEKRSLHNNMERQRRIELRNAFEDLRVLVPEVQMKEKAPKVVILRQAAVYCNKLTETDRTNTDAVSDLKSRQDLLRSKLSQLRRNFAACR